In Dama dama isolate Ldn47 chromosome 20, ASM3311817v1, whole genome shotgun sequence, a single window of DNA contains:
- the KIF2C gene encoding kinesin-like protein KIF2C isoform X2, whose protein sequence is MDSSLQARLFPGLTIKIQRSNGIIHSASISTVNLEKSCVSVEWKEGGDTKGKEVDFDDVAAINPELLQLLPLHPKDNLPLQENVTVQKQKRRSVSSKIPAPKEGLRGRSTRMSTVSEVRITTQENDMEVELPASANSRKQFSVSIRRKSCIVKEMEKMKNKREEKRAQNSEMRIKRAQEYDNSFPNWEFARMIKEFRATLECHPLTAADPIEEHRICVCVRKRPLNKQELAKKEIDVISVPSKCVLLVHEPKLKVDLTKYLENQAFCFDFAFDETTSNEVVYRFTARPLVQTIFEGGKATCFAYGQTGSGKTHTMGGDLYGKAQNASKGIYAMASRDVFLLKNQPRYRRLDLEVYVTFFEIYNGKLFDLLNKKAKLRVLEDGKQQVQVVGLQERLVSCADDVIKMIDIGSACRTSGQTFANSNSSRSHACFQILLRTKGRVHGKFSLVDLAGNERGADTSSADRQTRMEGAEINKSLLALKECIRALGQNKAHTPFRESKLTQVLRDSFIGENSRTCMIAMISPGISSCEYTLNTLRYADRVKELSPHSGPSGEQPIQMETEEMEASSNGALSAGNFSKEEDELSSQMSSFNEAMTQIRELEERAMEELKEIIQQGPDWLELSEMAEQPDYDLETFVNKADCALAQQAKHFSALRDVIKALRLAMQLEEQASKQISSKKRPQ, encoded by the exons ATGGACTCGTCGCTTCAGGCTCGCCTGTTTCCTGGTCTCACCATCAAGATCCAGCGCAGTAATG GCATAATTCACAGTGCCAGTATAAGCACTGTGAACTTGGAGAAATCCTGCGTTTCAGTGGAATGGAAAGAAGGAGGAGATACAAAGGGCAAAGAG GTAGATTTTGATGATGTGGCTGCAATAAACCCAGAACTCTTACAGCTTCTTCCTTTACACCCGAAGGACAATCTTCCCCTGCAGGAGAATGTAACGGTTCAG aaACAAAAGCGCAGATCAGTCAGCTCCAAAATTCCTGCTCCAAAGGAAG GTCTCCGAGGCCGCTCTACTCGCATGTCCACTGTCTCAGAGGTTCGAATCACCACTCAGGAGAATGATATGGAGGTGGAGCTGCCTGCATCTGCAAATTCCCGCAAACAGTTTTCAGTTTCCA TTCGGAGGAAATCATGTATtgtgaaggaaatggaaaaaatgaagaacaagcGAGAAGAGAAGAGAGCCCAGAACTCTGAAATGAGAATAAAGCGAGCTCAG GAGTATGACAACAGCTTTCCAAACTGGGAATTTGCCCGCATGATTAAAGAATTTCGAGCTACTTTGGAATGTCACCCGCTTACTGCAGCTGATCCA ATCGAAGAGCACAGGATATGTGTCTGTGTTAGGAAACGCCCACTGAATAAACAAG AGTTGGCCAAGAAAGAAATTGATGTGATTTCCGTTCCTAGCAAGTGTGTCCTCTTGGTCCATGAGCCCAAGTTAAAAGTGGACTTAACAAAGTATCTGGAGAACCAAGCATTCTGCTTTGACTTCGCATTTGATGAAACAACTTCAAATGAAGTCGTCTACAG GTTCACAGCAAGGCCACTGGTACAAACAATCTTTGAAGGCGGAAAGGCAACCTGTTTTGCGTATGGCCAGACGGGAAGTGGCAAGACTCAT ACGATGGGTGGAGACCTCTATGGAAAAGCCCAGAATGCATCCAAAGGGATCTATGCGATGGCCT CCCGGGACGTCTTCCTCCTGAAGAATCAGCCCAGATACCGGAGGCTGGACCTGGAAGTCTATGTGACATTCTTCGAAATCTATAATGGGAAG CTGTTCGACCTGCTCAATAAGAAGGCCAAGCTGCGCGTGCTGGAGGACGGCAAGCAGCAGGTGCAGGTGGTGGGGCTGCAGGAGCGCCTGGTGAGCTGTGCTGACGACGTCATCAAGATGATCGACATAGGCAGTGCCTGCAG GACCTCTGGGCAGACATTTGCCAACTCCAACTCTTCCCGCTCCCACGCCTGCTTCCAGATTCTTCTTCGAACCAAAGGGAGAGTGCATGGCAAGTTCTCTTTGGTGGATCTGGCAGGGAACGAGCGAGGCGCAGACACTTCCAGTGCCGACCGGCAGACCCGCATGGAGGGTGCAGAAATCAACAAGAGTCTCCTGGCTCTGAAG GAATGCATCAGGGCCCTGGGACAGAACAAGGCCCACACCCCATTCCGCGAGAGCAAGCTGACACAGGTGTTGAGGGACTCCTTTATTGGTGAGAACTCAAGGACCTGCATG ATCGCCATGATCTCACCAGGCATAAGCTCCTGTGAATATACTTTAAATACACTAAGATATGCAGACAG GGTCAAGGAGCTGAGCCCCCACAGTGGACCCAGTGGGGAGCAGCCAATTCAGATGGAAACAGAAGAGATGGAAGCCAGCTCCAACGGGGCCCTGAGTGCAGGCAAT TTCTCCAAGGAAGAGGACGAACTGTCTTCCCAGATGTCCAGCTTCAATGAAGCCATGACTCAGATCAGGGAGCTGGAAGAAAGGGCCATGGAAGAGCTCAAGGAGATCATACAG CAAGGGCCAGACTGGCTGGAGCTCTCCGAGATGGCTGAGCAACCAGACTACGACCTGGAGACCTTTGTGAATAAAGCAGACTGTGCCCTGGCCCAGCAAGCGAAGCACTTCTCAGCCCTGCGAG ATGTCATCAAGGCCTTGCGCCTGGCCATGCAGCTAGAAGAGCAGGCCAGCAAACAAATAAGCAGCAAGAAACGGCCCCAGTGA
- the KIF2C gene encoding kinesin-like protein KIF2C isoform X1: MDSSLQARLFPGLTIKIQRSNGIIHSASISTVNLEKSCVSVEWKEGGDTKGKEVDFDDVAAINPELLQLLPLHPKDNLPLQENVTVQKQKRRSVSSKIPAPKEGLRGRSTRMSTVSEVRITTQENDMEVELPASANSRKQFSVSTGPSRPSCPAVGEIPLTMVSKEVEEQVHSIRDSSSANSVKSVRRKSCIVKEMEKMKNKREEKRAQNSEMRIKRAQEYDNSFPNWEFARMIKEFRATLECHPLTAADPIEEHRICVCVRKRPLNKQELAKKEIDVISVPSKCVLLVHEPKLKVDLTKYLENQAFCFDFAFDETTSNEVVYRFTARPLVQTIFEGGKATCFAYGQTGSGKTHTMGGDLYGKAQNASKGIYAMASRDVFLLKNQPRYRRLDLEVYVTFFEIYNGKLFDLLNKKAKLRVLEDGKQQVQVVGLQERLVSCADDVIKMIDIGSACRTSGQTFANSNSSRSHACFQILLRTKGRVHGKFSLVDLAGNERGADTSSADRQTRMEGAEINKSLLALKECIRALGQNKAHTPFRESKLTQVLRDSFIGENSRTCMIAMISPGISSCEYTLNTLRYADRVKELSPHSGPSGEQPIQMETEEMEASSNGALSAGNFSKEEDELSSQMSSFNEAMTQIRELEERAMEELKEIIQQGPDWLELSEMAEQPDYDLETFVNKADCALAQQAKHFSALRDVIKALRLAMQLEEQASKQISSKKRPQ; this comes from the exons ATGGACTCGTCGCTTCAGGCTCGCCTGTTTCCTGGTCTCACCATCAAGATCCAGCGCAGTAATG GCATAATTCACAGTGCCAGTATAAGCACTGTGAACTTGGAGAAATCCTGCGTTTCAGTGGAATGGAAAGAAGGAGGAGATACAAAGGGCAAAGAG GTAGATTTTGATGATGTGGCTGCAATAAACCCAGAACTCTTACAGCTTCTTCCTTTACACCCGAAGGACAATCTTCCCCTGCAGGAGAATGTAACGGTTCAG aaACAAAAGCGCAGATCAGTCAGCTCCAAAATTCCTGCTCCAAAGGAAG GTCTCCGAGGCCGCTCTACTCGCATGTCCACTGTCTCAGAGGTTCGAATCACCACTCAGGAGAATGATATGGAGGTGGAGCTGCCTGCATCTGCAAATTCCCGCAAACAGTTTTCAGTTTCCA CCGGCCCCTCTAGGCCCTCCTGCCCTGCAGTGGGTGAAATACCATTGACGATGGTCAGCAAGGAGGTGGAAGAGCAAGTCCACTCCATCCGAGACAGCTCTTCTGCAAACTCTGTGAAGTCAG TTCGGAGGAAATCATGTATtgtgaaggaaatggaaaaaatgaagaacaagcGAGAAGAGAAGAGAGCCCAGAACTCTGAAATGAGAATAAAGCGAGCTCAG GAGTATGACAACAGCTTTCCAAACTGGGAATTTGCCCGCATGATTAAAGAATTTCGAGCTACTTTGGAATGTCACCCGCTTACTGCAGCTGATCCA ATCGAAGAGCACAGGATATGTGTCTGTGTTAGGAAACGCCCACTGAATAAACAAG AGTTGGCCAAGAAAGAAATTGATGTGATTTCCGTTCCTAGCAAGTGTGTCCTCTTGGTCCATGAGCCCAAGTTAAAAGTGGACTTAACAAAGTATCTGGAGAACCAAGCATTCTGCTTTGACTTCGCATTTGATGAAACAACTTCAAATGAAGTCGTCTACAG GTTCACAGCAAGGCCACTGGTACAAACAATCTTTGAAGGCGGAAAGGCAACCTGTTTTGCGTATGGCCAGACGGGAAGTGGCAAGACTCAT ACGATGGGTGGAGACCTCTATGGAAAAGCCCAGAATGCATCCAAAGGGATCTATGCGATGGCCT CCCGGGACGTCTTCCTCCTGAAGAATCAGCCCAGATACCGGAGGCTGGACCTGGAAGTCTATGTGACATTCTTCGAAATCTATAATGGGAAG CTGTTCGACCTGCTCAATAAGAAGGCCAAGCTGCGCGTGCTGGAGGACGGCAAGCAGCAGGTGCAGGTGGTGGGGCTGCAGGAGCGCCTGGTGAGCTGTGCTGACGACGTCATCAAGATGATCGACATAGGCAGTGCCTGCAG GACCTCTGGGCAGACATTTGCCAACTCCAACTCTTCCCGCTCCCACGCCTGCTTCCAGATTCTTCTTCGAACCAAAGGGAGAGTGCATGGCAAGTTCTCTTTGGTGGATCTGGCAGGGAACGAGCGAGGCGCAGACACTTCCAGTGCCGACCGGCAGACCCGCATGGAGGGTGCAGAAATCAACAAGAGTCTCCTGGCTCTGAAG GAATGCATCAGGGCCCTGGGACAGAACAAGGCCCACACCCCATTCCGCGAGAGCAAGCTGACACAGGTGTTGAGGGACTCCTTTATTGGTGAGAACTCAAGGACCTGCATG ATCGCCATGATCTCACCAGGCATAAGCTCCTGTGAATATACTTTAAATACACTAAGATATGCAGACAG GGTCAAGGAGCTGAGCCCCCACAGTGGACCCAGTGGGGAGCAGCCAATTCAGATGGAAACAGAAGAGATGGAAGCCAGCTCCAACGGGGCCCTGAGTGCAGGCAAT TTCTCCAAGGAAGAGGACGAACTGTCTTCCCAGATGTCCAGCTTCAATGAAGCCATGACTCAGATCAGGGAGCTGGAAGAAAGGGCCATGGAAGAGCTCAAGGAGATCATACAG CAAGGGCCAGACTGGCTGGAGCTCTCCGAGATGGCTGAGCAACCAGACTACGACCTGGAGACCTTTGTGAATAAAGCAGACTGTGCCCTGGCCCAGCAAGCGAAGCACTTCTCAGCCCTGCGAG ATGTCATCAAGGCCTTGCGCCTGGCCATGCAGCTAGAAGAGCAGGCCAGCAAACAAATAAGCAGCAAGAAACGGCCCCAGTGA
- the KIF2C gene encoding kinesin-like protein KIF2C isoform X4, whose translation MERRRRYKGQRGLRGRSTRMSTVSEVRITTQENDMEVELPASANSRKQFSVSIRRKSCIVKEMEKMKNKREEKRAQNSEMRIKRAQEYDNSFPNWEFARMIKEFRATLECHPLTAADPIEEHRICVCVRKRPLNKQELAKKEIDVISVPSKCVLLVHEPKLKVDLTKYLENQAFCFDFAFDETTSNEVVYRFTARPLVQTIFEGGKATCFAYGQTGSGKTHTMGGDLYGKAQNASKGIYAMASRDVFLLKNQPRYRRLDLEVYVTFFEIYNGKLFDLLNKKAKLRVLEDGKQQVQVVGLQERLVSCADDVIKMIDIGSACRTSGQTFANSNSSRSHACFQILLRTKGRVHGKFSLVDLAGNERGADTSSADRQTRMEGAEINKSLLALKECIRALGQNKAHTPFRESKLTQVLRDSFIGENSRTCMIAMISPGISSCEYTLNTLRYADRVKELSPHSGPSGEQPIQMETEEMEASSNGALSAGNFSKEEDELSSQMSSFNEAMTQIRELEERAMEELKEIIQQGPDWLELSEMAEQPDYDLETFVNKADCALAQQAKHFSALRDVIKALRLAMQLEEQASKQISSKKRPQ comes from the exons ATGGAAAGAAGGAGGAGATACAAAGGGCAAAGAG GTCTCCGAGGCCGCTCTACTCGCATGTCCACTGTCTCAGAGGTTCGAATCACCACTCAGGAGAATGATATGGAGGTGGAGCTGCCTGCATCTGCAAATTCCCGCAAACAGTTTTCAGTTTCCA TTCGGAGGAAATCATGTATtgtgaaggaaatggaaaaaatgaagaacaagcGAGAAGAGAAGAGAGCCCAGAACTCTGAAATGAGAATAAAGCGAGCTCAG GAGTATGACAACAGCTTTCCAAACTGGGAATTTGCCCGCATGATTAAAGAATTTCGAGCTACTTTGGAATGTCACCCGCTTACTGCAGCTGATCCA ATCGAAGAGCACAGGATATGTGTCTGTGTTAGGAAACGCCCACTGAATAAACAAG AGTTGGCCAAGAAAGAAATTGATGTGATTTCCGTTCCTAGCAAGTGTGTCCTCTTGGTCCATGAGCCCAAGTTAAAAGTGGACTTAACAAAGTATCTGGAGAACCAAGCATTCTGCTTTGACTTCGCATTTGATGAAACAACTTCAAATGAAGTCGTCTACAG GTTCACAGCAAGGCCACTGGTACAAACAATCTTTGAAGGCGGAAAGGCAACCTGTTTTGCGTATGGCCAGACGGGAAGTGGCAAGACTCAT ACGATGGGTGGAGACCTCTATGGAAAAGCCCAGAATGCATCCAAAGGGATCTATGCGATGGCCT CCCGGGACGTCTTCCTCCTGAAGAATCAGCCCAGATACCGGAGGCTGGACCTGGAAGTCTATGTGACATTCTTCGAAATCTATAATGGGAAG CTGTTCGACCTGCTCAATAAGAAGGCCAAGCTGCGCGTGCTGGAGGACGGCAAGCAGCAGGTGCAGGTGGTGGGGCTGCAGGAGCGCCTGGTGAGCTGTGCTGACGACGTCATCAAGATGATCGACATAGGCAGTGCCTGCAG GACCTCTGGGCAGACATTTGCCAACTCCAACTCTTCCCGCTCCCACGCCTGCTTCCAGATTCTTCTTCGAACCAAAGGGAGAGTGCATGGCAAGTTCTCTTTGGTGGATCTGGCAGGGAACGAGCGAGGCGCAGACACTTCCAGTGCCGACCGGCAGACCCGCATGGAGGGTGCAGAAATCAACAAGAGTCTCCTGGCTCTGAAG GAATGCATCAGGGCCCTGGGACAGAACAAGGCCCACACCCCATTCCGCGAGAGCAAGCTGACACAGGTGTTGAGGGACTCCTTTATTGGTGAGAACTCAAGGACCTGCATG ATCGCCATGATCTCACCAGGCATAAGCTCCTGTGAATATACTTTAAATACACTAAGATATGCAGACAG GGTCAAGGAGCTGAGCCCCCACAGTGGACCCAGTGGGGAGCAGCCAATTCAGATGGAAACAGAAGAGATGGAAGCCAGCTCCAACGGGGCCCTGAGTGCAGGCAAT TTCTCCAAGGAAGAGGACGAACTGTCTTCCCAGATGTCCAGCTTCAATGAAGCCATGACTCAGATCAGGGAGCTGGAAGAAAGGGCCATGGAAGAGCTCAAGGAGATCATACAG CAAGGGCCAGACTGGCTGGAGCTCTCCGAGATGGCTGAGCAACCAGACTACGACCTGGAGACCTTTGTGAATAAAGCAGACTGTGCCCTGGCCCAGCAAGCGAAGCACTTCTCAGCCCTGCGAG ATGTCATCAAGGCCTTGCGCCTGGCCATGCAGCTAGAAGAGCAGGCCAGCAAACAAATAAGCAGCAAGAAACGGCCCCAGTGA
- the KIF2C gene encoding kinesin-like protein KIF2C isoform X3, with translation MERRRRYKGQRGLRGRSTRMSTVSEVRITTQENDMEVELPASANSRKQFSVSTGPSRPSCPAVGEIPLTMVSKEVEEQVHSIRDSSSANSVKSVRRKSCIVKEMEKMKNKREEKRAQNSEMRIKRAQEYDNSFPNWEFARMIKEFRATLECHPLTAADPIEEHRICVCVRKRPLNKQELAKKEIDVISVPSKCVLLVHEPKLKVDLTKYLENQAFCFDFAFDETTSNEVVYRFTARPLVQTIFEGGKATCFAYGQTGSGKTHTMGGDLYGKAQNASKGIYAMASRDVFLLKNQPRYRRLDLEVYVTFFEIYNGKLFDLLNKKAKLRVLEDGKQQVQVVGLQERLVSCADDVIKMIDIGSACRTSGQTFANSNSSRSHACFQILLRTKGRVHGKFSLVDLAGNERGADTSSADRQTRMEGAEINKSLLALKECIRALGQNKAHTPFRESKLTQVLRDSFIGENSRTCMIAMISPGISSCEYTLNTLRYADRVKELSPHSGPSGEQPIQMETEEMEASSNGALSAGNFSKEEDELSSQMSSFNEAMTQIRELEERAMEELKEIIQQGPDWLELSEMAEQPDYDLETFVNKADCALAQQAKHFSALRDVIKALRLAMQLEEQASKQISSKKRPQ, from the exons ATGGAAAGAAGGAGGAGATACAAAGGGCAAAGAG GTCTCCGAGGCCGCTCTACTCGCATGTCCACTGTCTCAGAGGTTCGAATCACCACTCAGGAGAATGATATGGAGGTGGAGCTGCCTGCATCTGCAAATTCCCGCAAACAGTTTTCAGTTTCCA CCGGCCCCTCTAGGCCCTCCTGCCCTGCAGTGGGTGAAATACCATTGACGATGGTCAGCAAGGAGGTGGAAGAGCAAGTCCACTCCATCCGAGACAGCTCTTCTGCAAACTCTGTGAAGTCAG TTCGGAGGAAATCATGTATtgtgaaggaaatggaaaaaatgaagaacaagcGAGAAGAGAAGAGAGCCCAGAACTCTGAAATGAGAATAAAGCGAGCTCAG GAGTATGACAACAGCTTTCCAAACTGGGAATTTGCCCGCATGATTAAAGAATTTCGAGCTACTTTGGAATGTCACCCGCTTACTGCAGCTGATCCA ATCGAAGAGCACAGGATATGTGTCTGTGTTAGGAAACGCCCACTGAATAAACAAG AGTTGGCCAAGAAAGAAATTGATGTGATTTCCGTTCCTAGCAAGTGTGTCCTCTTGGTCCATGAGCCCAAGTTAAAAGTGGACTTAACAAAGTATCTGGAGAACCAAGCATTCTGCTTTGACTTCGCATTTGATGAAACAACTTCAAATGAAGTCGTCTACAG GTTCACAGCAAGGCCACTGGTACAAACAATCTTTGAAGGCGGAAAGGCAACCTGTTTTGCGTATGGCCAGACGGGAAGTGGCAAGACTCAT ACGATGGGTGGAGACCTCTATGGAAAAGCCCAGAATGCATCCAAAGGGATCTATGCGATGGCCT CCCGGGACGTCTTCCTCCTGAAGAATCAGCCCAGATACCGGAGGCTGGACCTGGAAGTCTATGTGACATTCTTCGAAATCTATAATGGGAAG CTGTTCGACCTGCTCAATAAGAAGGCCAAGCTGCGCGTGCTGGAGGACGGCAAGCAGCAGGTGCAGGTGGTGGGGCTGCAGGAGCGCCTGGTGAGCTGTGCTGACGACGTCATCAAGATGATCGACATAGGCAGTGCCTGCAG GACCTCTGGGCAGACATTTGCCAACTCCAACTCTTCCCGCTCCCACGCCTGCTTCCAGATTCTTCTTCGAACCAAAGGGAGAGTGCATGGCAAGTTCTCTTTGGTGGATCTGGCAGGGAACGAGCGAGGCGCAGACACTTCCAGTGCCGACCGGCAGACCCGCATGGAGGGTGCAGAAATCAACAAGAGTCTCCTGGCTCTGAAG GAATGCATCAGGGCCCTGGGACAGAACAAGGCCCACACCCCATTCCGCGAGAGCAAGCTGACACAGGTGTTGAGGGACTCCTTTATTGGTGAGAACTCAAGGACCTGCATG ATCGCCATGATCTCACCAGGCATAAGCTCCTGTGAATATACTTTAAATACACTAAGATATGCAGACAG GGTCAAGGAGCTGAGCCCCCACAGTGGACCCAGTGGGGAGCAGCCAATTCAGATGGAAACAGAAGAGATGGAAGCCAGCTCCAACGGGGCCCTGAGTGCAGGCAAT TTCTCCAAGGAAGAGGACGAACTGTCTTCCCAGATGTCCAGCTTCAATGAAGCCATGACTCAGATCAGGGAGCTGGAAGAAAGGGCCATGGAAGAGCTCAAGGAGATCATACAG CAAGGGCCAGACTGGCTGGAGCTCTCCGAGATGGCTGAGCAACCAGACTACGACCTGGAGACCTTTGTGAATAAAGCAGACTGTGCCCTGGCCCAGCAAGCGAAGCACTTCTCAGCCCTGCGAG ATGTCATCAAGGCCTTGCGCCTGGCCATGCAGCTAGAAGAGCAGGCCAGCAAACAAATAAGCAGCAAGAAACGGCCCCAGTGA